One Candidatus Ornithobacterium hominis genomic region harbors:
- a CDS encoding M15 family metallopeptidase codes for MRRRKFIKINSLALGAILVPNFPKFGYEITQNDLLGKSKRQLYGQSYQLLKEASASFDKLAKEAKKEGFRIFAVSSYRSFEHQKRIWNNKYKKFTQQGLSPKESILKIVEYSTIPGTSRHHWATEVDVIDLSKTTPENPLSAEHFTGKGVYADLKKWLDEKAEGFGFYEVYTNVPKRKGFKYEPWHFSYRPQSCNMLTRYKQLNFPEIMRSLDIEGSQYFTSAFLEKYYKENILDINPELLP; via the coding sequence TTTAGTCCCTAACTTCCCAAAATTTGGATATGAAATCACTCAAAATGATTTGTTGGGGAAATCGAAACGTCAATTGTATGGTCAATCATATCAATTGCTAAAGGAAGCGTCTGCCTCGTTTGATAAATTAGCTAAGGAAGCAAAAAAAGAAGGATTTCGTATTTTTGCCGTCAGCAGTTATCGTTCTTTTGAGCATCAGAAGAGAATTTGGAATAATAAATATAAGAAATTCACACAACAAGGTCTCAGCCCAAAGGAATCCATCTTAAAAATTGTAGAATATTCTACTATTCCTGGCACCTCTCGGCATCATTGGGCAACTGAAGTAGACGTGATAGATTTAAGCAAAACTACCCCTGAGAATCCCCTTAGTGCAGAACATTTTACAGGCAAAGGAGTGTATGCGGATTTAAAAAAATGGCTGGATGAAAAGGCCGAAGGCTTTGGGTTTTATGAAGTCTATACCAATGTGCCTAAACGAAAAGGCTTTAAGTATGAACCTTGGCATTTCTCTTATCGCCCGCAGAGTTGCAATATGCTAACCCGATATAAGCAATTAAATTTCCCTGAAATCATGAGGAGTTTAGATATAGAAGGGAGTCAGTATTTTACTTCAGCATTTTTAGAGAAATATTATAAAGAAAATATTCTAGACATTAACCCAGAATTGTTGCCCTAA